AGGGTGATGACCGAGATGAAGGTCTGCTTGCGCTTGGCCTTGAGGTAGCGCAGGCTGACAAACCACTCGTAGCGCATGATCCCTCTGCGGCGCCCCGTCGGCAGGGCGCGGGCTACTGCCGCGCCTCGGGCTTGAGATGGGGAAAGAGGATGACGTCTCGGATGGAGGCCTGGTCGCAGAGCAGCATGACCAGCCGGTCGATGCCGATGCCGCAGCCGGCCGCCGGCGGCATGCCATACTCCAGGGCGCGGATGAAGTCCTCGTCCAGCTCGGGGTGGATCTCCTCGTCCGCGCCCCGGTTGGCGATCTGGCGCTCGAAGCGCAGCCTTTGATCCACCGGATCGTTGAGCTCGCTGAAGGCGTTGGCGATCTCCCGGCCGGTGATGAAGAGCTCGAAGCGGTCGGTCACCTCCGGATCCGCCTCATTGCGCCGGGCCAAAGGAGAAACCTCGGTGGGGTAGCTGGTGATGAAGGTGGGGTTGACAAGCCTTTCTTCCACCAGCTCCTCGAAGAGCTGGGTCTTGATCCAGCCCGCCCCGGCCTCGGCGGGCGGCTCGATGCCGTGGCGGCGCGCCAGGGCCATGAGGCTGTCCAGGGAGGCCAGCTCCGCTGGCGCCAGGCCGGCCTTGTGCACCAGGGCCTCCTCCAGGGTGAGCCGCTGCCAGGGCGGGGTCAGATCCACCGGCTGACCCTGGTAGCCGAGCTGCAGCGTCCCGTGCACCCCCAGCGCCACCCCGGTGATCAGCTCCTCCACCAGATCCATGAGATCGGTATAGGTGGCGTAGGCCTGGTAGAACTCCACCATGGTGAACTCCGGGTTGTGGCGGGTGGACAGGCCCTCGTTGCGGAAGTTGCGGTTGATCTCGAACACCCGCGGAAAGCCACCCACCAGGAGACGCTTGAGATAAAGCTCCGGGGCGATGCGCAGGAACAGGTCGATGCCCAGGGCGTGATGGTGGGTGCGGAAGGGCTTGGCCGTAGCGCCCCCGGGCAGGGGCTGCATCATGGGCGTCTCCACCTCCAGAAAGCCGCGCTCGGCCAGGAAGCTGCGCACCAGGCCGATGATCCGCACCCGTTTGCGGAAGGTCTCCTGCACTTCCGGATTGACCATGAGGTCTACGTAGCGCTGGCGGTAGCGGGTCTCCACATCCGTCAGGCCGTGGTACTTCTCGGGCAGGGGCCGCAGGGCCTTGGCCACCAGCCGCCAGGAGGCGGCGAGCAGGGTCGGCTCGCCGGTTCTGGTGACGAACAGGCGCCCGGTGAAGCCAGCCAGGTCACCGAGATCGAGCTTGCGGAACAGGGCATACCCGCCGGCGCCCACCAAGTCCTTCTTCACGTAGACCTGGATGCGGCCGGAGTCGTCCGCCAGATGGAGAAAGGTGGCCTTGCCGAACGAGCGCAGGCCCATGATCCGACCGGCGATGGCAAAGCTGGGGGCAGCAGGGTCGGGCTGGCCCCCCGGCTCGCCGGCCTCCTCATGGAGGAGCCGGGCGATGGGGTGGCTGGGCGCCCAATCGTTGGGATAGAGGGGCAGGCCGGCGGCCGCCAGCTCCCGGGCCTTCTCACGCCGGGCCTTGAGCAGCTGATTGAGATCGTCCATGTGCGACCAGGGGGAAAAAAAGGATGAGGCCGCCGGCGGATACCGGCAGCAAGGCGGTGGCCACTGTACCACAGCCGGCCGAAAAAACAAACCAAAGCCCCGGCTACGACGCGATCAGAGGATCTGGTTGAAGCGCTCCAGGTTGTCGTGCTCGCCCAGGACCACCAGGATGTCGCCCTCGGCCAGCCGCTCCAGAGGGCTGGGGTTGAAAAGCATCCGGCCCTGCCGCTGGATGGCGACCACGATGAGGTCGTAATCCGGCCGCAGGCCGGAATCCTTGAGGGCCAGGCCGACCAGGGAGGAGGTGGGGCCGATCACCGCCTCCTCCAGCCGAAGCCCCAGCTGGCCGGCGTGGACGGTGAGATCGACGAAATCCGAGACCGTGGGCCGCAGAATCAGAGAGGCCATGCGGCGGGCCCCGATATCGTACGGCGAGACCACCCGGTTGGCGCCGGCCCGCAGGAGCTTGGTCTCCGCCCCCTCGCCGGCGGCGGAGCGGGCCATGATGAAGAGGTCCTTGTTGAGCCCCCGGGCGGACAGGGTGATGTAGACGTTGTCCGCATCGCTGGAGACCACCGATACCAGGCCACGGGCCTTGTGGATCCCGGCCTTGATCAGAACCTGGTCCTCGGCGGCGTTGCCCTCCAGAAAGAGGTAGCCCGCCTCCTCCAGGGCCCGCAGCTCGCCGGCCTGGTTCTCGATGACCACAAAGGGCCGGCTGTTCTCGGTGAGCATCCGGCAGATCACCTTGCCGATGCGGCCGAAGCCACAGACGATGTAGTGGTCGGAGAGCTCGGCCACCCTCTTTTCCATCTTCTGCCTCCCGAACATGGCAGCCAGCCCCCCCTCCACCACGGCCTCGGTGATCTGGCCCACGAGATAGAGGACGAAGCTGACGCCGATGATGATGAGGGCCATGGTGAACACCCGGCCCGGCCGGCTCAAGGGGATCACCTCCCCGTAGCCGACGCTGGTGATGGTGATGACGGTCATGTACAGGGCATCCACCGGGTCGGCATCCTCGATCAGGACATAGCCCAGGGAGCCGAAGCCCAGGATGATGCCCAGAAGGAAGAGGCCAATGATGGCGCGTCGCATGGGAAGGGTCCTTGCTCACAGGAAACGGGCAGCCGGCATCATACACCGGCCCTCCCGGGCGGGCCAATGCCCATCTTGCCCGGACGCCGCCGGCCGGAGGCCCATGCCCGGGCTCAAGGAACGGCGGCCACTGGCCGATACGTCTTTATAAGGCAACAGAGGATCCCCTTCTCCTCCTGAACTGCGAGGTGCCGCCATGATGACCCCCCGGGAAGCCATCCGCGTCCTCATGCTCTCCCCCATCTACTTCCGCCTCAAGCTGCCGGCCCGCAAGGTGCTGGTGCAGGAGTTCTGCCAGCTGTTCGCCGAGGACAGCATAGCCGTCCCCCGCTGATCCGCCTCGTCCTCCCCCTTCCGGCGCTGCCGGCCGGTTTTTCCTTGGCA
The sequence above is a segment of the Thermodesulfobacteriota bacterium genome. Coding sequences within it:
- a CDS encoding NAD-binding protein gives rise to the protein MRRAIIGLFLLGIILGFGSLGYVLIEDADPVDALYMTVITITSVGYGEVIPLSRPGRVFTMALIIIGVSFVLYLVGQITEAVVEGGLAAMFGRQKMEKRVAELSDHYIVCGFGRIGKVICRMLTENSRPFVVIENQAGELRALEEAGYLFLEGNAAEDQVLIKAGIHKARGLVSVVSSDADNVYITLSARGLNKDLFIMARSAAGEGAETKLLRAGANRVVSPYDIGARRMASLILRPTVSDFVDLTVHAGQLGLRLEEAVIGPTSSLVGLALKDSGLRPDYDLIVVAIQRQGRMLFNPSPLERLAEGDILVVLGEHDNLERFNQIL
- the lysS gene encoding lysine--tRNA ligase, with amino-acid sequence MDDLNQLLKARREKARELAAAGLPLYPNDWAPSHPIARLLHEEAGEPGGQPDPAAPSFAIAGRIMGLRSFGKATFLHLADDSGRIQVYVKKDLVGAGGYALFRKLDLGDLAGFTGRLFVTRTGEPTLLAASWRLVAKALRPLPEKYHGLTDVETRYRQRYVDLMVNPEVQETFRKRVRIIGLVRSFLAERGFLEVETPMMQPLPGGATAKPFRTHHHALGIDLFLRIAPELYLKRLLVGGFPRVFEINRNFRNEGLSTRHNPEFTMVEFYQAYATYTDLMDLVEELITGVALGVHGTLQLGYQGQPVDLTPPWQRLTLEEALVHKAGLAPAELASLDSLMALARRHGIEPPAEAGAGWIKTQLFEELVEERLVNPTFITSYPTEVSPLARRNEADPEVTDRFELFITGREIANAFSELNDPVDQRLRFERQIANRGADEEIHPELDEDFIRALEYGMPPAAGCGIGIDRLVMLLCDQASIRDVILFPHLKPEARQ